A DNA window from Pseudodesulfovibrio thermohalotolerans contains the following coding sequences:
- a CDS encoding sigma-54-dependent transcriptional regulator has product MTAPETNRILVVDDEPFIRKLAERELALPGREVTTAATAAQALRLAKRNGFDVVLLDVRLPDGNGNRLLEHFRETLPDVEVIMITGYSEVDSAVEAMKAGAYDYVTKPFSLDRMNLLIDRAYQRRLMQRELRMNKGGKARATLIGTSAPMRQIGFLVDKVALTDAPVLITGESGVGKNVVVNVLHSRSSRAEMPLIVKNCGAFNKELLRSELFGYCKGAFTGAETSQEGVLAQADKGTLFFDEVGELPLEVQAMLLRVFESQTYRRVGDREERSVDVRFLFATNRDLAREVEEGRFHEALYHRLNVFRIDIPPLRERKEDIPQLIEHFLQNLYPDRPPYRLSKRAGQSMIAYDWPGNVRELRNVIERGIILAENDLITTKCLPSDIADSLEQGEPLAALPTLEQQEKRYILRVMEHVDQNRTQAARILGIGRKTLYRKLRSFEES; this is encoded by the coding sequence ATGACCGCCCCTGAAACCAACCGCATCCTGGTGGTGGACGACGAGCCGTTCATCCGCAAGCTGGCCGAACGAGAACTGGCCCTGCCCGGCAGGGAGGTGACCACCGCGGCCACGGCGGCGCAGGCCCTGCGTCTGGCCAAGCGGAACGGATTCGACGTGGTCCTGCTGGACGTCCGGCTGCCCGACGGCAACGGCAACCGGCTCCTGGAGCACTTCCGGGAGACCCTGCCCGACGTCGAGGTCATCATGATCACCGGCTACTCCGAGGTGGACAGCGCGGTGGAGGCCATGAAGGCCGGGGCCTACGACTACGTGACCAAGCCCTTCTCCCTGGACCGCATGAACCTGCTCATCGACCGCGCCTACCAGCGGCGGCTCATGCAGCGGGAGCTGCGCATGAACAAGGGGGGCAAGGCCAGGGCGACGCTCATCGGGACCTCGGCGCCCATGCGCCAGATCGGGTTCCTGGTGGACAAGGTCGCGCTCACGGACGCGCCGGTGCTGATCACCGGGGAGAGCGGCGTGGGCAAGAACGTGGTCGTCAACGTCCTGCACAGCCGCAGCTCGCGGGCGGAGATGCCGCTCATCGTCAAGAACTGCGGCGCGTTCAACAAGGAGCTGCTGCGCAGCGAGCTGTTCGGCTACTGCAAGGGCGCGTTCACCGGGGCCGAAACCTCCCAGGAGGGCGTTCTGGCCCAGGCGGACAAGGGGACACTGTTCTTCGACGAGGTGGGCGAGCTGCCCCTGGAGGTCCAGGCCATGCTGCTTCGGGTCTTCGAGTCCCAGACCTACCGCCGCGTGGGCGACCGCGAGGAGCGGTCCGTGGACGTCCGCTTCCTCTTCGCCACCAACCGCGACCTGGCCAGGGAGGTGGAGGAAGGCCGCTTCCACGAGGCCCTGTACCATCGGCTGAACGTCTTCCGCATCGACATTCCCCCGCTCAGGGAGCGCAAGGAGGACATCCCGCAGCTCATCGAGCACTTCCTGCAGAACCTCTACCCGGACCGGCCGCCCTACCGGCTGTCCAAGCGCGCCGGGCAGAGCATGATCGCCTACGACTGGCCGGGCAACGTCCGCGAGCTGCGCAACGTCATCGAGCGGGGCATCATCCTGGCCGAAAACGACCTGATCACCACCAAGTGCCTGCCCTCGGACATCGCCGACTCCCTGGAGCAGGGCGAACCGCTCGCCGCGCTGCCCACCCTGGAGCAGCAGGAGAAACGGTACATCCTGCGGGTCATGGAGCACGTCGACCAGAACCGCACCC
- a CDS encoding two-component system sensor histidine kinase NtrB: MSREDGNGDSGVSASLDDIIGIESIKLGFFKEVQKTINELKASNIELERKRRDVQDILNGIPDVVAVVSREYKVLSVNSAFYETYGSRDPIGLPCYRVFKGADKPCLPCPLLMAREEGRKVCRQLQIMNIDGENRQIECSAALMPGTGDAPGKVLLLHRDVTVEKQYQAKYFQAERMATVGVLAEGVAHEINNPLTSIRGFAEALSGHLGRLGACLKDGEQCNDLLETFEEYLDIVLQECNRCSEIVQNLLSFGHRDVRSMTIVNINNIIVNCLKLLQPRLASLPSGVIGLSLSEEEPCLMGHPGELMQVALNLIVNALYEVRDTGGTIRITTSVTGSMIQLRVSDTGKGFEPEDAEKLFQPFFTTKPAGQGIGIGLSTCYNIIMKHGGEITATSEPGKGAVFEVILPRLEE, translated from the coding sequence ATGAGCAGGGAAGACGGCAACGGAGACTCCGGCGTCAGCGCGAGCCTCGACGACATCATCGGCATCGAGTCCATCAAGCTCGGGTTCTTCAAGGAAGTCCAGAAGACCATCAACGAGCTCAAGGCCTCGAACATCGAGCTCGAACGCAAGCGCCGCGACGTCCAGGACATCCTCAACGGCATCCCCGACGTGGTCGCCGTGGTTTCCCGCGAGTACAAGGTGCTCTCGGTGAACAGCGCCTTCTACGAGACCTACGGCAGCCGCGACCCCATCGGCCTGCCCTGCTACCGGGTGTTCAAGGGCGCGGACAAGCCGTGCCTGCCCTGCCCCCTGCTCATGGCCAGGGAGGAGGGCCGCAAGGTCTGCCGCCAGTTGCAGATCATGAACATCGACGGCGAGAACAGGCAGATCGAGTGCTCCGCCGCGCTCATGCCCGGCACCGGCGACGCGCCGGGCAAGGTCCTGCTCCTGCACCGCGACGTGACCGTGGAGAAGCAGTACCAGGCCAAATATTTCCAGGCCGAGCGCATGGCCACCGTGGGCGTGCTGGCCGAGGGCGTGGCCCACGAGATCAACAACCCCCTGACCTCCATCCGGGGCTTTGCCGAGGCCTTGTCCGGCCACCTGGGCCGGCTGGGCGCCTGCCTCAAGGACGGCGAGCAGTGCAACGACCTGCTCGAAACCTTCGAGGAGTATCTCGACATCGTGCTCCAGGAGTGCAACCGGTGTTCGGAGATCGTCCAGAACCTCCTCAGCTTCGGCCACCGCGACGTGCGCTCCATGACCATCGTCAACATCAACAACATCATCGTCAACTGCCTGAAGCTGCTCCAGCCCAGGCTGGCATCCCTGCCGTCCGGGGTCATCGGCCTCTCCCTGTCCGAGGAGGAGCCGTGCCTCATGGGCCATCCGGGCGAGCTGATGCAGGTGGCGCTCAACCTGATCGTCAACGCCCTGTACGAAGTCCGCGACACGGGCGGCACCATCCGCATCACCACCAGCGTGACAGGGAGCATGATCCAGCTGCGGGTCTCGGACACGGGCAAGGGGTTCGAGCCCGAGGACGCGGAAAAGCTGTTCCAGCCCTTCTTCACCACCAAGCCCGCCGGCCAGGGCATCGGCATCGGCCTGTCCACCTGCTACAACATCATCATGAAGCACGGCGGCGAGATAACCGCCACGAGCGAGCCGGGCAAGGGCGCCGTCTTCGAGGTCATCCTGCCCCGGCTGGAGGAGTAG
- a CDS encoding iron-containing alcohol dehydrogenase yields the protein MDIFKVAIPEVIFGRGSLQYASICAKRLGASKLFVVSDPGVERAGWVEALLDILRKEQLDFVYFNDVVPNPRDFQVHNGADLYRREEADVVMALGGGSPMDAAKGIALIVSNGGEIADYEGANMVRRPLPPMVFIPTTMGSESNISQFTVVTDVERRVKMTVISRTLVPNISITDPLLLETLSRDQIIPPLFDSLAHAVESYVSPIANPFTEAWSLKGLDLLIRHIRPALEHRRLEDLEQLAIAGTSSGMAFTNASVGLGHALAHALGGMHDVVHGTAHSLLLPSVMRFNLPVCAPKMAKIGEIITGKRLGTDEATALAGIEALEQLREEIGIPCRLREILPDRTMLPQASHNAVKDICLLTNPRQADWKDILNIYYEMW from the coding sequence GTGGACATATTCAAAGTCGCCATACCGGAAGTGATCTTCGGACGGGGGAGCCTGCAATACGCCAGCATCTGTGCGAAAAGGCTCGGCGCGTCCAAGCTGTTCGTGGTCTCCGACCCCGGCGTGGAGCGCGCGGGCTGGGTGGAGGCGCTCCTCGACATCCTGCGCAAGGAACAGCTGGACTTCGTCTATTTCAATGACGTGGTTCCCAACCCGCGCGACTTCCAGGTCCACAACGGCGCGGACCTCTACCGCCGCGAAGAGGCGGACGTGGTCATGGCTCTGGGCGGCGGCAGCCCCATGGACGCGGCCAAGGGCATCGCCCTGATCGTCAGCAACGGGGGCGAGATCGCCGACTACGAGGGGGCCAACATGGTCCGCCGCCCCCTGCCGCCCATGGTCTTCATCCCCACCACCATGGGCAGCGAGTCGAACATCTCGCAGTTCACGGTGGTCACCGACGTGGAGCGGCGGGTGAAGATGACGGTCATCAGCCGGACCCTGGTCCCGAACATCTCCATCACCGACCCGCTGCTGCTCGAAACCCTGAGCCGGGACCAGATCATCCCGCCCCTGTTCGACTCCCTGGCCCACGCCGTGGAGTCCTACGTCTCGCCCATCGCCAATCCGTTCACCGAGGCCTGGAGCCTCAAGGGGCTGGACCTGCTCATCCGACACATCCGCCCCGCCCTGGAGCACCGCAGGCTGGAGGACCTCGAACAGCTGGCCATCGCCGGGACCTCCTCGGGCATGGCCTTCACCAACGCCAGCGTCGGCCTCGGCCACGCCCTGGCCCACGCCCTGGGCGGCATGCACGACGTGGTCCACGGCACGGCCCACTCCCTGCTCCTGCCCAGCGTCATGCGCTTCAACCTCCCGGTATGCGCGCCCAAGATGGCCAAGATCGGCGAGATCATCACCGGCAAGCGGCTCGGAACGGACGAGGCCACGGCCCTGGCGGGCATCGAGGCCCTGGAGCAGCTGCGGGAGGAGATCGGCATCCCCTGCCGTCTGCGCGAGATCCTGCCGGACCGGACCATGCTGCCCCAGGCGAGCCACAACGCGGTCAAGGACATCTGCCTGCTGACCAACCCCCGGCAGGCGGACTGGAAGGACATCCTGAACATCTACTACGAGATGTGGTGA
- a CDS encoding B12-binding domain-containing radical SAM protein, giving the protein MKALLLTPPAPRLWNPSTAEEDLLPAKTWVPLGIAYLTSALRANAVTTVFRDLHGETWPEVAALLEREQPDLVGISCFTLGRTNADRLASEARRVLPQARIVVGGPHATFFPEHVLANPAVDVVVLGEGEETIVELADCFERGGDLAEIPGLALRTAGGVLRTRARERSTDLDGLAFPAYDAFDLAEYKSPEIPPQYRDLVGTHVLSSRGCPFHCGFCSVNRFFEGRWARRSPANVADEVERLVTDLGVGHLYFSDDLFTLDRQRILDLCREIAERGLRFAWMAETRVDLVDGELLARMREAGCYRIYYGVESGSPRVLKAANKGFTADQVREAFALTHGAGIEPCCFLMVGNPGENPETIEETVALIREIRPATMPILGINTLLPASPQYERAKAAGLISDGYWLGKDAPPPYTLEHDVDDLIHLQMLLTRGIAPQVYEQLRAMGFDEKYFLMRRMAKGMDGRA; this is encoded by the coding sequence ATGAAGGCATTGCTCCTGACCCCTCCCGCACCCCGGCTCTGGAACCCGTCCACGGCCGAAGAGGACCTGCTCCCGGCAAAGACCTGGGTTCCCCTCGGCATCGCCTATCTGACCAGCGCCCTGCGCGCCAACGCCGTTACGACCGTGTTCCGCGACCTGCACGGGGAGACCTGGCCCGAGGTCGCCGCCCTGCTCGAACGCGAGCAGCCCGACCTGGTGGGCATCAGCTGCTTCACCCTGGGCCGGACCAACGCCGACCGCCTCGCCTCCGAGGCCCGGCGCGTCCTGCCCCAAGCGCGCATCGTCGTGGGCGGGCCGCACGCCACCTTCTTTCCGGAGCACGTCCTCGCCAACCCCGCCGTGGACGTGGTGGTCCTGGGCGAGGGCGAGGAGACCATCGTCGAACTGGCGGACTGTTTCGAGCGGGGCGGCGACCTCGCCGAAATCCCCGGCCTGGCCCTGCGCACTGCGGGCGGCGTGCTCCGCACCCGGGCCAGGGAGCGGTCCACGGACCTGGACGGCCTGGCCTTCCCGGCCTACGACGCCTTTGATCTCGCCGAATACAAGTCCCCCGAGATTCCGCCGCAATACCGGGACCTCGTCGGGACCCACGTGCTCAGCTCGCGCGGCTGCCCCTTCCACTGCGGCTTCTGCTCCGTGAACCGGTTCTTCGAGGGCCGCTGGGCCAGGCGCTCGCCGGCCAACGTGGCCGACGAGGTCGAGCGGCTCGTGACGGACCTCGGCGTCGGCCATCTCTACTTTTCCGACGACCTGTTCACCCTGGACCGGCAGCGCATCCTCGACCTCTGCCGGGAGATCGCGGAGCGCGGGCTGCGCTTCGCCTGGATGGCCGAGACCCGCGTGGACCTGGTGGACGGGGAGCTGCTCGCCCGGATGCGCGAGGCCGGATGCTACCGGATCTACTACGGGGTGGAGTCCGGCAGCCCGCGCGTGCTCAAGGCGGCCAACAAAGGGTTCACCGCCGACCAGGTCCGCGAGGCCTTTGCCCTGACCCACGGGGCGGGGATCGAGCCGTGCTGCTTCCTCATGGTCGGCAACCCCGGCGAGAACCCCGAGACCATCGAGGAGACCGTGGCGCTCATCCGCGAGATCCGCCCGGCGACCATGCCCATCCTGGGCATCAACACCCTGCTTCCGGCCTCTCCCCAGTACGAGCGGGCCAAGGCGGCGGGGCTGATCAGCGACGGGTACTGGCTCGGCAAGGACGCGCCGCCCCCGTACACCCTGGAGCACGATGTGGACGATCTGATCCATCTGCAGATGCTCCTGACCAGGGGCATCGCCCCGCAGGTTTACGAGCAACTGCGCGCCATGGGCTTCGACGAGAAATACTTCCTCATGCGCCGCATGGCCAAGGGGATGGACGGCCGGGCGTGA